From a single Nicotiana tabacum cultivar K326 chromosome 8, ASM71507v2, whole genome shotgun sequence genomic region:
- the LOC107787634 gene encoding leucine-rich repeat extensin-like protein 7, whose amino-acid sequence MNMHHFAGHSSGLNTLFYLVIFLILFNASTTYQISNSSNDHLGVPNIEYTNRRKLLSYNGDILAINPSLNFGNLRLKNAYIALQAWKEATLSDPHNITANWIGSNVCNYTGVFCWPSLDEPSELTIAGIDINHGDIAGTLPHELGLLYDIALFHINSNRFCGTIPESFLNLKLLFELDVSNNRFVGKFPDVVVQLPNLRFLDLRFNEFEGELPRQVFERSFDALFINNNRFSSELPDNFGNSPVSVMVLANNNFQGCIPVSLGKMAKTLNELLLINNNFHSCLPNEIGMLKNLTVLDLSYNQIVGTLPESIGNMESLEQLNLGHNMLSGKISDNICRLPNLKKFVYDNNYFSEESPACLNLNAFADQQNCLRGRPMQRPALDCQRFLSKKVDCNTFKCALPPPLPTPPPTNCCSCSPPPQPSPPAPSPLPSPPLPSPSPPPPTEPPPSPPPPLSPPISSPPPPTPCNASPPPPPPSCTPPLTFSPPPPSISSPPPPPSPPPPTQISSSPPPPNIPPPRPSPPPCAEQAIPPSQDMSPPSP is encoded by the coding sequence atgaacATGCACCATTTTGCAGGCCATAGTTCTGGCCTAAACACATTATTCTACCTAGtcattttccttattctcttcaATGCATCCACCACTTATCAAATATCTAATTCTAGTAATGATCATTTGGGGGTCCCTAATATCGAATATACTAACCGTAGAAAGCTCTTATCCTACAATGGTGATATTCTTGCCATCAATCCATCACTTAATTTTGGGAATTTAAGGTTAAAGAATGCATACATTGCATTACAAGCTTGGAAAGAAGCCACTCTCTCTGATCCTCACAATATAACCGCGAATTGGATAGGATCTAATGTGTGTAACTACACTGGAGTTTTCTGTTGGCCTTCTCTTGATGAGCCCTCTGAACTTACAATTGCTGGTATCGATATCAACCATGGCGATATAGCTGGTACTCTTCCACATGAATTAGGCCTGTTATATGATATTGCATTGTTTCATATAAACTCAAATAGGTTTTGTGGTACTATCCCTGAGAGTTTCTTGAATTTGAAGCTCCTTTTTGAGTTAGATGTTAGTAATAATCGGTTCGTTGGCAAGTTCCCTGATGTGGTTGTCCAATTGCCTAACTTGAGGTTTCTTGATTTGAGGTTCAATGAGTTTGAAGGTGAGTTACCAAGGCAAGTTTTTGAAAGGAGTTTTGATGCTTTGTTTATTAACAATAACAGATTTTCTTCTGAGTTGCCTGATAACTTTGGGAATTCGCCTGTTTCTGTCATGGTTTTGGCAAATAACAATTTTCAAGGATGTATACCTGTTAGTTTGGGCAAAATGGCTAAAACATTGAATGAATTGCTTCTTATAAATAACAATTTTCATTcatgtttgcctaatgagatTGGAATGCTGAAGAACTTGACAGTGTTGGATTTGAGTTATAATCAAATTGTTGGTACTTTACCTGAGAGTATTGGAAATATGGAGagtttggagcagttgaatttGGGTCATAATATGTTGTCTGGGAAGATATCTGACAACATATGTAGACTTCCAAATTTGAAGAAGTTTGTCTATGACAACAACTACTTTTCAGAAGAGAGTCCAGCTTGTCTAAATCTGAATGCATTTGCTGATCAACAGAATTGTCTTAGAGGAAGGCCTATGCAAAGACCTGCATTGGATTGCCAGAGATTTTTGTCTAAAAAAGTTGATTGTAACACTTTCAAATGTGCATTACCACCTCCATTACCTACCCCTCCACCAACCAATTGTTGTTCTTGTTCACCTCCACCACAACCATCACCGCCCGCACCATCTCCTCTCCCATCACCGCCACTGCCATCACCATCTCCACCGCCACCTACTGAGCCGCCACCATCTCCACCGCCACCTTTATCACCTCCAATTTCTTCTCCACCACCTCCAACTCCTTGCAATGCTAGTCCACCGCCACCTCCACCAAGCTGTACACCACCTCTTACATTCTCTCCACCTCCACCAAGCATATCATCGCCTCCGCCACCACCTTCTCCACCCCCACCAACTCAAATCTCTTCTTCACCTCCACCACCAAACATTCCACCACCACGACCTTCACCTCCACCATGTGCAGAACAGGCAATACCACCAAGTCAAGATATGTCTCCTCCTTCACCTTGA
- the LOC107822548 gene encoding uncharacterized protein LOC107822548 isoform X2, which translates to MDSAANWSEKVEDLVNGGEINEAISLLEKMVSKLEMESQTSPSDSQIVKQLSTALLDLSKLYSTKGLSLQADQTRSRAFVIKQQQDSIKENRDVNANNESTGDGTSEGGKEDHLSLQIDTLQNDDAPDDDWEAIADRAPDELLFPQYLPEVSKISLQDSKVQGVTSQGPKRRGRGTFAYQKQSLYSDQQSDGPAVDDFEDETVSHASEGSSDAKKYYGTRHVLVLADFSPSTKTNDLEKLLEKFKDDVAIRWVNDTVALAVFRTPSLALQASNSIQCPFTVRVLCEEDELLSSIPPRDLEPPRRRPPTSARTAQRLIAQSMGIKLPSTDFGSREYRRQEEARKNRIVSRQNMRNDAWGDDAN; encoded by the exons atggaCAGCGCGGCAAACTGGTCGGAGAAGGTGGAGGATCTCGTCAATGGCGGAGAAATCAATGAAGCCATTTCTTTGCTAGAAAAAATGGTTTCAAAGCTAGAAATGGAGTCCCAAACTTCTCCATCAGATTCTCAAATTGTTAAACAGTTATCTACTGCTCTACTGGATTTGTCCAAACTCTATTCTACTAAAGGCTTATCTTTACAAGCTGACCAGACGCGCTCAAGGGCATTTGTCATTAAACAGCAGCAAGATTCTATTAAAGAAAATAG GGATGTAAATGCAAACAACGAGTCAACTGGTGATGGAACTTCGGAAG GTGGTAAAGAGGATCACCTCAGCTTGCAAATTGATACCTTACAGAATGATGATGCGCCTGATGATG ATTGGGAAGCTATTGCTGATCGTGCTCCAGATGAATTGCTTTTCCCACAGTACTTGCCAGAAGTCTCAAAGATTTCTTTGCAAGATTCAAAAGTTCAGGGCGTCACCTCTCAGGGCCCCAAGCGACGTGGAAGGGGTACATTTGCCTATCAGAAACAAAGTCTCTATAGTGATCAGCAGTCTGATGGGCCTGCTGTTGATGACTTTGAAGATGAAACTGTTTCCCATGCTTCAGAAGGGAGCTCTGATGCAAAAAAAT ACTATGGAACACGCCACGTCTTGGTTCTGGCTGATTTTTCACCAAGTACTAAAACAAATGACCTCGAGAAACTGTTGGAGAAATTTAAAGACGATGTTGCAATTCGCTGGGTCAACGATACAGTTGCACTTGCAGTTTTCAGAACACCATCCCTTG CATTACAGGCCAGCAACTCGATACAATGTCCATTTACAGTGAGAGTACTGTGTGAGGAGGATGAACTTTTGAGCTCAATTCCGCCAAGAG ATCTGGAGCCCCCTCGTAGAAGACCCCCGACGTCAGCTAGAACTGCCCAGAGATTGATTGCTCAAAGTATGGGTATAAAGTTGCCTTCTACAGACTTTGGATCCAGAGAATATAGGAGACAGGAGGAAGCCAGGAAGAACCGGATCGTTTCAAgacaaaatatgaggaatgatgCTTGGGGTGATGATGCCAACTAA
- the LOC107822548 gene encoding uncharacterized protein LOC107822548 isoform X1: MDSAANWSEKVEDLVNGGEINEAISLLEKMVSKLEMESQTSPSDSQIVKQLSTALLDLSKLYSTKGLSLQADQTRSRAFVIKQQQDSIKENRDVNANNESTGDGTSEGGKEDHLSLQIDTLQNDDAPDDDWEAIADRAPDELLFPQYLPEVSKISLQDSKVQGVTSQGPKRRGRGTFAYQKQSLYSDQQSDGPAVDDFEDETVSHASEGSSDAKKLDYGTRHVLVLADFSPSTKTNDLEKLLEKFKDDVAIRWVNDTVALAVFRTPSLALQASNSIQCPFTVRVLCEEDELLSSIPPRDLEPPRRRPPTSARTAQRLIAQSMGIKLPSTDFGSREYRRQEEARKNRIVSRQNMRNDAWGDDAN; encoded by the exons atggaCAGCGCGGCAAACTGGTCGGAGAAGGTGGAGGATCTCGTCAATGGCGGAGAAATCAATGAAGCCATTTCTTTGCTAGAAAAAATGGTTTCAAAGCTAGAAATGGAGTCCCAAACTTCTCCATCAGATTCTCAAATTGTTAAACAGTTATCTACTGCTCTACTGGATTTGTCCAAACTCTATTCTACTAAAGGCTTATCTTTACAAGCTGACCAGACGCGCTCAAGGGCATTTGTCATTAAACAGCAGCAAGATTCTATTAAAGAAAATAG GGATGTAAATGCAAACAACGAGTCAACTGGTGATGGAACTTCGGAAG GTGGTAAAGAGGATCACCTCAGCTTGCAAATTGATACCTTACAGAATGATGATGCGCCTGATGATG ATTGGGAAGCTATTGCTGATCGTGCTCCAGATGAATTGCTTTTCCCACAGTACTTGCCAGAAGTCTCAAAGATTTCTTTGCAAGATTCAAAAGTTCAGGGCGTCACCTCTCAGGGCCCCAAGCGACGTGGAAGGGGTACATTTGCCTATCAGAAACAAAGTCTCTATAGTGATCAGCAGTCTGATGGGCCTGCTGTTGATGACTTTGAAGATGAAACTGTTTCCCATGCTTCAGAAGGGAGCTCTGATGCAAAAAAAT TAGACTATGGAACACGCCACGTCTTGGTTCTGGCTGATTTTTCACCAAGTACTAAAACAAATGACCTCGAGAAACTGTTGGAGAAATTTAAAGACGATGTTGCAATTCGCTGGGTCAACGATACAGTTGCACTTGCAGTTTTCAGAACACCATCCCTTG CATTACAGGCCAGCAACTCGATACAATGTCCATTTACAGTGAGAGTACTGTGTGAGGAGGATGAACTTTTGAGCTCAATTCCGCCAAGAG ATCTGGAGCCCCCTCGTAGAAGACCCCCGACGTCAGCTAGAACTGCCCAGAGATTGATTGCTCAAAGTATGGGTATAAAGTTGCCTTCTACAGACTTTGGATCCAGAGAATATAGGAGACAGGAGGAAGCCAGGAAGAACCGGATCGTTTCAAgacaaaatatgaggaatgatgCTTGGGGTGATGATGCCAACTAA